The Amblyraja radiata isolate CabotCenter1 chromosome 1, sAmbRad1.1.pri, whole genome shotgun sequence genome contains a region encoding:
- the nudt2 gene encoding bis(5'-nucleosyl)-tetraphosphatase [asymmetrical] isoform X1 — translation MLILNPIVSVASASDSKWRVDSVVHWSLPLLIIQRFLRVGGDPASVMTLRACGLIIFRRLYASKPEAIEFLLLQTSYGQHHWTPPKGHVDLGEDDLQTALRETEEEAGLKSKDFNLLEGYKKEMKYNVRNVPKIVIYWLAELKDSNVEIKLSDEHQTFRWLNVDEACKLAQYQEMQEVLREAYQFICAKTSENK, via the exons ATGCTAATTTTGAATCCAATAGTTTCCGTTGCATCCGCATCCGACTCCAAGTGGAGGGTTGACTCTGTGGTTCATTGGTCGCTGCCGCTGCTAATCATCCAAC gcttcctGCGTGTTGGAGGAGATCCGGCATCAGTCATGACTCTCAGGGCCTGTGGATTGATCATTTTCAGGAGGTTATACGCTTCCAAACCCGAAGCAATCGAGTTCCTACTCTTGCAAACTTCTTACGGTCAGCATCACTGGACGCCTCCTAAAG GGCACGTTGATCTGGGTGAGGATGACCTTCAAACGGCACTTCGCGAAACAGAAGAAGAAGCAGGACTAAAAAGCAAAGATTTCAATTTGCTTGAAGGCTACAAAAAAGAAATGAAATACAACGTGAGAAATGTACCCAAAATTGTTATCTATTGGTTAGCAGAACTAAAGGACAGTAATGTAGAAATAAAGCTTTCGGATGAGCATCAGACATTCCGCTGGTTAAATGTAGATGAGGCTTGTAAACTTGCTCAATATCAAGAAATGCAGGAAGTACTGAGAGAAGCTTACCAGTTCATCTGTGCCAAGACCagtgaaaataaataa
- the nudt2 gene encoding bis(5'-nucleosyl)-tetraphosphatase [asymmetrical] isoform X2, which produces MLILNPIVSVASASDSKWRVDSVVHWSLPLLIIQRFLRVGGDPASVMTLRACGLIIFRRLYASKPEAIEFLLLQTSYGQHHWTPPKGHVDLGEDDLQTALRETEEEAGLKSKDFNLLEGYKKEMKYNVRNVPKIVIYWLAELKDSNVEIKLSDEHQTFRWLNVDEACKLAQYQEMQEVLREAYQFICAKTSENK; this is translated from the exons ATGCTAATTTTGAATCCAATAGTTTCCGTTGCATCCGCATCCGACTCCAAGTGGAGGGTTGACTCTGTGGTTCATTGGTCGCTGCCGCTGCTAATCATCCAACGCTTc ctGCGTGTTGGAGGAGATCCGGCATCAGTCATGACTCTCAGGGCCTGTGGATTGATCATTTTCAGGAGGTTATACGCTTCCAAACCCGAAGCAATCGAGTTCCTACTCTTGCAAACTTCTTACGGTCAGCATCACTGGACGCCTCCTAAAG GGCACGTTGATCTGGGTGAGGATGACCTTCAAACGGCACTTCGCGAAACAGAAGAAGAAGCAGGACTAAAAAGCAAAGATTTCAATTTGCTTGAAGGCTACAAAAAAGAAATGAAATACAACGTGAGAAATGTACCCAAAATTGTTATCTATTGGTTAGCAGAACTAAAGGACAGTAATGTAGAAATAAAGCTTTCGGATGAGCATCAGACATTCCGCTGGTTAAATGTAGATGAGGCTTGTAAACTTGCTCAATATCAAGAAATGCAGGAAGTACTGAGAGAAGCTTACCAGTTCATCTGTGCCAAGACCagtgaaaataaataa